The following are encoded in a window of Flavobacterium sp. WC2421 genomic DNA:
- the mdh gene encoding malate dehydrogenase — translation MKVTIVGAGNVGATCADVISYRGIVSEVVLLDIKEGFAEGKALDIMQCATNTGFNTKVSGVTNDYSKTANSDVVVITSGIPRKPGMTREELIGINAGIVKTVAENVLEFSPEAVIVVVSNPMDTMTYLALKSTGLPKNRIIGMGGALDSSRFRTYLSMALGKPANDISAMVIGGHGDTTMIPLTRLASYNGIPVSQFLSEEALQKVAASTMVGGATLTGLLGTSAWYAPGASVAFLVDSILNDQKKMIACSVFVEGEYGQNDICIGVPCIIGKNGVEEILEIELNDAEKALFAKSADAVRQMNDALKTILA, via the coding sequence ATGAAAGTTACTATTGTAGGGGCAGGGAATGTAGGTGCTACTTGTGCGGATGTGATTTCTTATAGAGGAATTGTAAGTGAAGTAGTGTTATTAGATATTAAAGAAGGATTTGCTGAAGGAAAAGCGTTGGATATTATGCAGTGTGCTACCAATACGGGTTTTAATACTAAGGTATCTGGTGTTACTAATGATTACTCTAAAACTGCTAATAGTGATGTAGTAGTTATTACTTCTGGAATTCCTAGAAAACCAGGAATGACTCGTGAAGAATTAATAGGAATTAATGCGGGAATTGTTAAGACAGTTGCCGAAAATGTACTTGAATTTTCTCCAGAAGCAGTTATTGTAGTTGTTTCTAATCCAATGGATACTATGACATATTTAGCATTAAAATCAACTGGATTGCCTAAAAATAGAATAATTGGTATGGGTGGAGCATTAGATAGTTCTCGTTTTAGAACTTATTTGTCTATGGCTTTAGGTAAACCAGCAAATGATATTTCAGCAATGGTTATAGGAGGACATGGAGATACGACGATGATTCCATTGACTCGTTTGGCTTCTTATAATGGTATACCTGTTTCTCAATTTCTTTCAGAAGAGGCTTTGCAAAAAGTAGCTGCAAGTACTATGGTTGGTGGAGCAACACTTACAGGTCTTTTGGGTACATCAGCGTGGTATGCTCCTGGAGCATCAGTTGCTTTTTTAGTAGATAGTATATTAAACGATCAAAAGAAAATGATTGCTTGCTCTGTATTTGTTGAAGGAGAGTACGGTCAAAATGATATTTGCATCGGAGTACCTTGTATTATTGGGAAAAACGGAGTAGAAGAAATTCTTGAAATTGAATTGAATGATGCCGAAAAAGCATTGTTTGCAAAAAGTGCAGATGCTGTTAGACAGATGAATGATGCCTTAAAAACAATTTTAGCTTAA
- a CDS encoding amidohydrolase, giving the protein MRRFVVILILFSLSSCLKNMKTSVDLIVTDATIYKVDKAFDTAQAMAIKNGKIVGIGSNAQIQNNFQSDKNVDAKGKFIYPGLIDAHCHFYGFGLSLQEVDLRGTKSMIEVIQRIQAFQKEKKSNFIVGNGWDQNDWSVKEFPSKAILDKYFPDTPVVLNRVDGHAIIVNSKVLALAGITKHTKAVGGQIEIKDGEPTGILIDNPMELVFNIIPKPSRKTQIAALLDAEKVMFDYGLTTVNDAGLDPDIINLMDSLQKAKAMKLNVYAMVTANQKNIDLYLKKGIYKTDNLDVRSFKMYGDGALGSRGACLHKAYSDMPKQFGALLSSITQLKSVAQQIANSDFQLNSHAIGDSANTVLLKIYKEALTGKKDRRWKIEHAQVLREQDFDYFKTGIIPSVQPTHATSDMYWAGDRLGKDRLKNAYAYKKLLDKAGVIALGTDFPVEEVNPMLTFHAAVARKDSKGYPKGGFQMENALTREETLKGMTIWAAYSNFEEKEKGSLEVGKWADFVIFDRDIMKIIDSEILEMKASRTYIKGVKVK; this is encoded by the coding sequence ATGAGACGTTTTGTTGTCATCCTTATATTGTTTTCCCTTAGTTCTTGTTTAAAAAACATGAAGACTTCGGTTGATTTGATTGTTACAGACGCAACTATTTATAAAGTTGACAAAGCTTTTGACACTGCTCAAGCTATGGCAATAAAGAATGGTAAAATTGTTGGAATAGGTTCGAATGCTCAAATACAAAATAATTTTCAATCAGATAAAAATGTAGATGCAAAAGGTAAATTTATTTATCCAGGTTTAATCGATGCGCATTGTCATTTTTATGGTTTTGGACTAAGTCTGCAAGAAGTTGATTTACGTGGGACAAAAAGTATGATAGAGGTGATACAGCGCATTCAAGCTTTTCAAAAAGAAAAAAAATCAAATTTCATTGTTGGAAATGGATGGGACCAAAACGATTGGAGTGTAAAAGAATTTCCTTCTAAAGCTATTTTAGATAAATATTTCCCTGATACGCCTGTGGTACTGAATAGAGTAGATGGTCATGCAATAATTGTAAATAGTAAAGTTTTGGCATTGGCTGGAATTACAAAACATACAAAAGCGGTGGGTGGTCAAATTGAAATTAAAGACGGTGAGCCTACAGGGATTTTAATTGATAATCCGATGGAGTTGGTTTTTAATATAATTCCAAAACCAAGTCGTAAAACTCAAATTGCTGCTTTACTAGATGCTGAAAAGGTAATGTTTGATTATGGATTAACTACAGTAAATGATGCGGGTTTAGATCCAGATATTATCAATTTAATGGATAGCTTGCAAAAGGCAAAAGCGATGAAATTAAATGTTTATGCTATGGTTACCGCTAATCAAAAAAACATTGATTTGTATTTGAAAAAAGGAATATACAAAACAGATAATTTAGATGTTCGTTCTTTTAAAATGTACGGTGATGGTGCTTTGGGATCTCGTGGTGCTTGTTTACACAAAGCATATTCGGATATGCCGAAGCAGTTTGGAGCATTGCTTTCGTCGATAACTCAGTTGAAATCAGTTGCGCAACAAATAGCTAATTCAGACTTTCAATTGAATTCGCATGCTATAGGTGATTCGGCAAATACAGTTTTGCTGAAGATATATAAAGAAGCATTAACAGGTAAGAAAGATCGAAGATGGAAAATTGAACATGCTCAAGTTTTGAGAGAACAAGATTTTGATTATTTCAAGACGGGAATTATTCCTTCGGTACAACCCACACATGCAACTTCAGATATGTATTGGGCAGGAGATCGTTTAGGAAAAGACCGATTAAAGAATGCATATGCTTATAAAAAATTATTGGACAAAGCGGGAGTTATTGCATTAGGTACTGATTTTCCGGTTGAAGAGGTAAACCCCATGTTGACTTTTCATGCAGCGGTAGCAAGAAAAGACAGTAAGGGATATCCAAAAGGAGGTTTTCAAATGGAAAATGCATTGACTAGAGAAGAGACTTTGAAAGGAATGACGATTTGGGCTGCTTACTCTAATTTTGAAGAAAAAGAAAAAGGAAGTCTAGAAGTTGGGAAATGGGCAGATTTTGTTATTTTTGATAGAGATATTATGAAGATTATTGATAGCGAAATTCTGGAGATGAAAGCATCTAGGACGTATATAAAAGGGGTTAAAGTAAAATAA
- the secDF gene encoding protein translocase subunit SecDF, whose protein sequence is MQNKGLIKFFAILFALVSIYQLSFTFVASKVKSDAKSFANGNSEKEVKYLDSIGKESVFNLGFTNFTFNEVSDKQINKGLDLEGGINVILQISVKDILKGLSNNSKNPVFNKSLADATADVEGNKSFTDKFFDAFEANSKGTVKLASPDIFANRSLQGEGGVDYQMTDAQVQKVIKRKIDESVESAFGVLRKRIDKFGVTQPNIQKLGETGRILVELPGAKDVDRIKKLLQSTAQLEFWETYKIDEMGSFLMAANESLKNTEVSKVETKAVVKDSLSALLTDGKDSASTKKGNNPLLDKIIGQGGGPVLGLFSPKDTATVNGYLKRADIRVLLAADQRYAKFVWGKLTTIKDAKAKDVEAVELYALKGNRDNIPAMSGGVVTDAKDSFDQSGKPSVSMQMDGQGAKAWEELTGRAYTQKSNIAIVLDNIVYSAPGVSSGPISGGRSEISGSFDVTETKDLANVLRAGKLPASADIVQSDVVGPSLGQEAIDNGTNSALVGLLLVSLWMLVYYGKAGWYANIALAVNLLFLFGILASLGAVLTLPGIAGIVLTMGTAVDANIIIYERAKEELREGKSLSEAVVASYSWTGAMRSIVDANVTHILIGTVLFIFGSGPIKGFATTLLIGIITSLFTSIFIARIFIDKNILGKNDLSFVTNFSKNFFTNFHFDFLKIKKWTYLFSAIVVVVSFVSLFTNGLDQGVDFVGGRTFQVRFEKPVETEVVKAQLAKVFDGSAEVKVFGNDNQLKITTKYKVQEHGTKADEEVNKLLFDNLKEYYAAGLTYEKFVNAYDGKKFGIVQASKVGPTVAEDIKTNAYWAVIGAMLIVFLYLLISFRKWQYGLGAIAAVAHDVIFVLGIYSLCYKFMPFGMEIDQHFIAAILTVIGYSMNDTVIVFDRVREFLDGKTKGTFGEIVNKSINSTMSRTINTSLTMIGVLLIMFIFGGESIRGFIFAMLVGIVVGTYSSLFIATPVLVDTISREDKKLIEKQHQES, encoded by the coding sequence ATGCAGAATAAAGGACTTATTAAATTTTTCGCAATTCTATTTGCATTGGTAAGTATTTACCAACTTTCTTTCACTTTTGTTGCAAGCAAAGTAAAAAGTGATGCAAAATCTTTTGCAAATGGAAACTCTGAAAAAGAAGTAAAATATTTAGATTCTATTGGTAAGGAAAGTGTATTTAACTTAGGTTTTACCAACTTTACTTTTAATGAAGTAAGTGACAAGCAAATCAATAAAGGTCTTGACTTAGAAGGAGGAATCAACGTGATTCTTCAAATTTCAGTTAAAGATATATTGAAAGGATTATCTAATAATTCTAAAAACCCAGTTTTCAATAAGTCATTAGCTGACGCTACTGCAGATGTTGAAGGAAATAAATCTTTTACAGATAAGTTTTTTGATGCTTTTGAAGCAAATTCTAAAGGAACTGTAAAATTAGCTTCGCCGGATATTTTTGCTAACAGAAGTTTGCAAGGTGAAGGTGGTGTAGATTATCAAATGACAGATGCACAAGTACAAAAAGTAATCAAAAGAAAAATTGATGAATCTGTAGAAAGTGCTTTTGGAGTATTGAGAAAACGTATTGATAAATTTGGAGTAACTCAACCTAATATTCAAAAATTAGGAGAGACTGGAAGAATTCTTGTTGAACTTCCTGGAGCTAAAGATGTAGATAGAATAAAAAAGTTATTACAAAGTACTGCTCAATTAGAGTTTTGGGAAACGTATAAGATTGATGAAATGGGAAGTTTTTTAATGGCTGCAAATGAGTCATTAAAAAATACTGAAGTTTCAAAGGTAGAGACAAAAGCAGTTGTTAAAGATTCTTTGAGTGCTTTATTAACGGATGGTAAAGATTCTGCTTCTACTAAAAAAGGAAATAATCCTTTATTGGATAAAATAATTGGTCAAGGTGGAGGTCCAGTTTTAGGTCTTTTCTCTCCAAAAGATACAGCTACAGTAAATGGATATTTAAAAAGAGCTGATATAAGAGTATTATTAGCTGCTGATCAACGTTACGCTAAATTTGTTTGGGGTAAATTGACAACGATCAAAGATGCTAAAGCAAAAGATGTTGAAGCTGTTGAATTATATGCTTTAAAAGGAAATAGAGATAATATTCCTGCAATGAGTGGTGGTGTTGTTACTGATGCTAAAGATTCATTTGATCAATCAGGAAAGCCTTCGGTTTCTATGCAAATGGACGGACAAGGTGCTAAAGCTTGGGAAGAATTAACAGGAAGAGCTTATACTCAAAAAAGTAATATAGCAATCGTTCTTGATAATATTGTATATTCTGCTCCAGGTGTTTCTAGCGGACCAATTTCTGGTGGTAGATCTGAAATTTCAGGATCATTTGATGTGACAGAAACTAAAGATTTAGCAAATGTTTTGAGAGCTGGTAAGCTTCCAGCTTCTGCTGATATTGTTCAGTCAGATGTAGTAGGACCCTCTTTAGGTCAAGAAGCTATTGACAACGGAACTAACTCAGCACTTGTAGGGTTACTTTTAGTTTCTCTATGGATGTTGGTTTATTATGGTAAAGCAGGTTGGTATGCAAATATTGCTTTGGCAGTTAACTTACTATTCTTATTTGGAATTTTAGCAAGTTTAGGTGCTGTATTGACTTTGCCAGGTATTGCTGGTATTGTATTGACAATGGGTACGGCAGTTGATGCGAATATTATCATATACGAGCGAGCTAAAGAAGAATTAAGAGAAGGAAAATCTTTGAGTGAAGCTGTTGTGGCTTCTTATAGTTGGACAGGAGCAATGCGTTCTATTGTTGATGCGAATGTTACTCACATTTTGATTGGAACAGTTCTTTTTATATTTGGTTCGGGTCCAATTAAAGGTTTCGCAACTACATTATTAATTGGTATTATTACTTCATTGTTTACCTCTATTTTTATAGCTAGGATTTTTATTGATAAAAATATTCTTGGTAAAAATGATTTGTCATTCGTAACAAATTTTTCTAAAAATTTCTTTACTAATTTCCATTTTGATTTCTTAAAAATAAAAAAATGGACGTATTTGTTCTCTGCAATTGTTGTAGTAGTGAGTTTTGTCTCTTTATTTACAAATGGTTTGGATCAAGGAGTAGATTTTGTTGGAGGAAGAACTTTTCAAGTGCGTTTTGAAAAACCAGTTGAAACGGAAGTTGTAAAAGCACAATTGGCAAAAGTTTTTGATGGTAGTGCCGAAGTGAAAGTTTTTGGTAATGACAACCAGTTAAAAATTACAACTAAATATAAAGTACAGGAGCACGGTACAAAAGCGGATGAAGAAGTTAATAAGTTATTATTCGATAATTTAAAAGAATATTATGCTGCTGGATTGACTTATGAGAAATTTGTAAATGCTTATGATGGAAAGAAATTTGGTATTGTACAAGCTTCTAAAGTAGGACCTACAGTTGCAGAAGATATTAAAACGAATGCGTATTGGGCTGTTATTGGAGCTATGTTAATTGTATTTTTATACTTACTAATAAGCTTTAGAAAATGGCAATATGGTTTAGGTGCTATTGCTGCTGTTGCGCATGATGTTATTTTTGTATTAGGAATTTATTCATTATGCTATAAGTTCATGCCTTTTGGAATGGAAATTGACCAACACTTTATAGCTGCAATATTAACAGTTATTGGATATTCTATGAATGATACTGTAATTGTATTTGATAGAGTTCGTGAATTCTTGGATGGTAAAACAAAAGGAACTTTTGGTGAAATTGTAAATAAATCGATTAACTCTACTATGTCAAGAACTATTAATACTTCATTGACTATGATTGGTGTATTATTAATCATGTTCATCTTTGGAGGTGAATCTATTAGAGGATTTATATTTGCTATGTTAGTTGGTATCGTTGTAGGTACTTATTCGTCTTTATTTATTGCAACACCAGTATTGGTTGACACCATATCTAGAGAAGATAAAAAATTAATTGAAAAACAACATCAAGAAAGTTAG
- the asnB gene encoding asparagine synthase B: protein MCGILAIIGKGKEEKLVMELSKRMSHRGPDESDLHVTEKGHILSHERLSIIDLHSGKQPIQGTKSAYMIHNGEIYNHQELRDGILKNHTFRTKSDSEVIVHLYEEFGYDFCNMLDGDWAFVIVDGDDYIAGRDPMGVKPLYYGLDERGRIYFSSEMKSISDQCKTFATFPPGHYYTGKTGFVKYYQPEYEDYLNADQNLDLIAIRESLTEATRKRLMSDVPIGVLLSGGLDSSLTSAIASRLLAESGKKLHSFSIGLDVNAPDTVAARKVAAFLGTEHHEIYFTVEEGLEVLEKLIWNLETYDLTSIRASTPMYFLSKAITDLGVKVVLSGEGADEIFGGYLYFRNAPSAEDFQKETIERVQKLFTADLLRADKSTMAHGLETRVPYLDKAFLDVAIRVKAEEKMPKTYDGKEKYILRKAFDTPDDPYLPDDVLWRQKEQFSDGVGYNWIDELISYCSLQVTDEQLAGAATEFQYNAPTTKEAYFYRSIFHKYFPQQSAAQTVRKWIPKWQENEDPSGRANAAHVKADIEIAKTRIIV, encoded by the coding sequence ATGTGCGGAATATTAGCCATTATAGGGAAAGGTAAAGAGGAGAAACTTGTTATGGAACTTTCTAAAAGAATGTCACATCGTGGCCCTGACGAAAGCGATTTGCATGTTACTGAAAAAGGACATATTTTAAGTCATGAACGTTTGTCTATAATTGACCTACATTCAGGGAAACAGCCTATACAAGGAACTAAATCAGCGTATATGATCCATAACGGAGAGATATACAATCATCAAGAATTGAGAGATGGTATTTTGAAAAATCATACTTTTAGAACTAAATCCGACTCGGAAGTAATTGTTCATTTGTATGAAGAGTTTGGTTATGACTTTTGTAATATGCTTGATGGAGACTGGGCATTTGTAATTGTTGACGGAGATGACTATATCGCTGGTAGAGATCCTATGGGTGTAAAACCGTTATATTATGGATTAGATGAAAGGGGAAGAATTTATTTTTCATCTGAAATGAAATCTATCTCAGATCAATGTAAAACATTTGCAACATTTCCTCCGGGACATTATTATACAGGAAAAACAGGTTTTGTAAAGTACTATCAACCAGAATATGAAGATTATTTAAATGCAGATCAAAATTTAGATTTGATTGCAATAAGAGAATCTTTGACAGAAGCAACCCGCAAGCGTTTAATGAGTGATGTGCCTATTGGGGTATTGCTGTCAGGCGGTTTAGATTCCTCATTAACTTCAGCAATTGCTTCAAGATTATTGGCGGAAAGCGGAAAAAAACTGCATTCGTTTTCTATAGGTTTAGATGTTAATGCACCAGATACCGTTGCTGCAAGAAAAGTAGCTGCTTTTTTAGGGACTGAACATCATGAAATTTACTTCACTGTAGAGGAAGGTTTGGAAGTGTTAGAGAAATTAATATGGAATTTAGAAACCTATGATCTAACTTCGATCAGAGCGAGTACTCCAATGTATTTCTTGTCGAAGGCTATTACGGATTTAGGTGTAAAAGTGGTACTTTCAGGAGAAGGTGCTGATGAGATTTTTGGAGGGTATTTGTATTTTAGAAATGCTCCGTCAGCCGAAGATTTTCAAAAAGAAACAATCGAAAGAGTTCAGAAATTATTTACTGCCGATTTATTAAGAGCGGATAAATCGACAATGGCACATGGATTAGAAACTAGAGTTCCTTACCTGGATAAAGCATTTTTAGATGTTGCTATTCGAGTAAAAGCAGAAGAAAAAATGCCTAAAACATATGATGGTAAAGAAAAATATATTTTAAGAAAAGCATTTGATACACCAGATGATCCTTATCTTCCAGATGATGTTTTATGGAGGCAAAAAGAACAGTTTTCAGACGGGGTGGGTTACAATTGGATTGATGAATTGATAAGTTATTGTTCTTTACAAGTGACTGATGAGCAATTAGCTGGAGCTGCTACAGAGTTTCAATATAATGCTCCAACAACAAAAGAAGCGTATTTTTACAGGTCTATTTTTCATAAATATTTCCCACAACAAAGTGCTGCTCAAACAGTGAGAAAATGGATTCCAAAATGGCAGGAAAATGAAGATCCAAGCGGAAGAGCAAATGCGGCTCACGTAAAAGCAGATATAGAAATTGCAAAAACAAGAATTATTGTTTGA
- the asnB gene encoding asparagine synthase B has translation MCGIVCAFDLKQKAEVLRPQVLEMSKIIRHRGPDWSGIYSNEKAIMSHERLAIVDPASGKQPLFSEDGKLVLAANGEIYNHRALRKQFEGKYNFQTESDCEVILALYKEKGPHFIDEMNGIFGFAIYDVDKDEYFVARDHMGIIPLYIGWDQHGTFYVASELKALEGYCTKIQLFPPGHYMTSKDGEFVQWYKRDWTEYDAVKDNETNIQDIKVALEAAVHRQLMSDVPYGVLLSGGLDSSITSAVAKKYAQKRIESGDTADAWYPQLHSFSVGLEGSPDLAAAQIVADHIGTIHHEIKFTIQEGLDAVKDVIYNLETYDVTTIRASTPMWLMARVIKSMGIKMVLSGEGADELFGGYLYFHKAPNAQEFHEENVRKLGKLHMYDCLRANKSLAAWGIEGRVPFLDKEFMDVAMRINPQDKMINKEHPMEKWVVRKAFEEMLPPSVAWRQKEQFSDGVGYGWIDKLKEVVAVEVSDEQLANAKYKFPLQTPTSKEEYYYRSIFTEHFPSDAAALCVPQEASVACSTKIALEWDEAFKNMNDPSGRAVANVHTDSYVKA, from the coding sequence ATGTGTGGAATCGTATGTGCCTTTGATCTAAAACAAAAAGCAGAAGTTTTAAGACCGCAAGTATTAGAAATGTCTAAAATTATTCGTCACCGTGGACCAGACTGGAGTGGAATTTATAGCAATGAAAAAGCGATTATGTCTCATGAGCGTTTGGCGATTGTGGATCCAGCTTCAGGAAAACAACCATTGTTTAGTGAAGATGGTAAATTAGTTTTGGCTGCCAATGGAGAAATCTATAACCATAGAGCATTACGCAAACAATTTGAAGGGAAATATAACTTTCAAACAGAAAGTGACTGTGAAGTTATTCTAGCACTTTACAAAGAAAAAGGGCCTCATTTTATAGATGAAATGAACGGGATTTTTGGATTTGCAATTTATGATGTAGATAAAGATGAGTATTTTGTAGCTCGTGACCATATGGGGATTATTCCATTATATATTGGTTGGGACCAACACGGTACTTTTTATGTGGCTTCTGAATTGAAAGCTTTAGAAGGATATTGCACAAAAATACAATTGTTTCCTCCAGGACATTATATGACAAGTAAAGATGGTGAATTTGTACAATGGTATAAAAGAGACTGGACAGAATATGATGCTGTAAAAGACAATGAAACAAACATTCAAGATATCAAAGTAGCGCTTGAAGCTGCGGTTCACAGACAATTAATGAGTGATGTTCCTTACGGAGTGTTACTTTCTGGAGGATTAGATTCATCGATTACTTCGGCTGTAGCTAAAAAATATGCTCAAAAACGTATAGAATCAGGAGATACTGCTGATGCTTGGTACCCACAATTGCATTCTTTCTCTGTAGGACTAGAGGGTTCTCCAGATTTAGCAGCTGCTCAAATAGTGGCAGATCATATTGGAACCATTCATCATGAAATTAAGTTTACTATTCAAGAAGGTTTAGATGCTGTTAAAGATGTAATTTACAACTTAGAAACGTATGATGTAACTACGATTAGAGCATCGACACCAATGTGGTTAATGGCAAGAGTGATTAAATCAATGGGGATCAAAATGGTATTGTCAGGTGAAGGTGCTGATGAGTTGTTTGGAGGGTATTTATACTTCCATAAAGCACCAAACGCACAGGAATTTCATGAAGAAAACGTACGTAAATTAGGAAAACTACACATGTACGATTGTTTAAGAGCAAACAAAAGTTTAGCAGCTTGGGGAATTGAAGGGCGTGTGCCATTCTTAGACAAAGAGTTTATGGATGTGGCAATGCGAATCAACCCACAAGATAAAATGATTAACAAAGAACACCCAATGGAGAAATGGGTAGTACGTAAAGCATTTGAAGAGATGTTGCCACCAAGTGTAGCTTGGAGACAAAAAGAACAGTTTAGTGATGGTGTTGGATACGGTTGGATTGATAAGTTAAAAGAAGTAGTAGCTGTTGAAGTTTCTGATGAACAATTAGCAAATGCTAAATATAAGTTTCCATTACAAACTCCAACATCAAAAGAGGAATATTACTACCGTTCTATTTTTACAGAACATTTTCCAAGTGATGCAGCCGCTTTATGTGTACCACAAGAAGCAAGCGTAGCTTGTAGTACAAAAATTGCATTAGAGTGGGATGAAGCATTCAAAAACATGAACGATCCTTCTGGAAGAGCAGTGGCTAATGTTCATACTGATTCTTATGTAAAAGCATAA
- the gyrB gene encoding DNA topoisomerase (ATP-hydrolyzing) subunit B: protein MSEEIKKDNYSADSIQALEGMEHVRMRPSMYIGDVGVRGLHHLVYEVVDNSIDEAMGGHCDTIRVDINEDGSISVEDNGRGIPVGIHKKEGVSALEVVMTKIGAGGKFDKDSYKVSGGLHGVGVSVVNALSNHLRATVHSSDGKVYEQEYEKGKALYPVKQIGETTKRGTIVTFYPDPSIFTQTIEYSYDTLSARMRELSYLNKGITITFTDKREKDKDGNFVCEIFHSDEGLKEYIRYLDGNREPIIAHVISMDHEKGEIPVEVALIYNTSYTENIFSYVNNINTHEGGTHLQGFRTGLTRSLKKYADASGMLDKLKFDISGDDFREGLTAIISVKVAEPQFEGQTKTKLGNREVVSPVSQAVSEMIENYLEENPNDARIIVQKVILAAQARHAAKKAREMVQRKTVMGGGGLPGKLSDCSEQDPAKCEVYLVEGDSAGGTAKQGRDRAFQAILPLRGKILNVEKAMHHKVFENEEIRNIFTALGVTIGTEEDSKALNISKLRYHKVIIMCDADVDGSHISTLILTFFFRFMKELIEEGHVYIAAPPLYLVKKGNKKEYAWNDLQRDQANERMGGSAGIQRYKGLGEMNAEQLWETTMDPSFRTLRQVNIDSLAEADRVFSMLMGDEVPPRREFIEKNAVYANIDA, encoded by the coding sequence ATGAGCGAAGAAATCAAGAAGGACAATTATTCAGCAGATAGTATTCAGGCGTTAGAAGGTATGGAGCACGTAAGAATGCGACCATCAATGTATATTGGGGATGTAGGTGTTCGAGGATTACATCATTTAGTTTATGAAGTAGTCGATAACTCTATCGATGAGGCTATGGGAGGTCATTGCGACACCATAAGAGTAGATATTAATGAAGATGGTTCAATTTCTGTTGAAGATAATGGACGTGGTATTCCAGTAGGAATTCATAAAAAAGAAGGGGTTTCGGCATTGGAGGTTGTAATGACTAAAATTGGTGCCGGAGGTAAATTTGATAAAGATTCTTATAAAGTTTCTGGAGGACTTCACGGTGTTGGGGTTTCTGTTGTAAATGCACTTTCAAATCACTTAAGAGCTACGGTTCATAGCAGTGATGGAAAGGTTTATGAGCAAGAATATGAAAAAGGAAAAGCGCTTTATCCAGTGAAACAAATTGGAGAAACGACAAAAAGAGGAACTATTGTAACTTTTTATCCGGATCCAAGTATTTTTACTCAAACAATTGAGTATTCGTATGATACACTTTCGGCACGTATGCGCGAATTGTCGTATTTGAATAAAGGAATTACAATTACATTTACCGATAAGAGAGAAAAAGATAAAGACGGAAATTTTGTTTGTGAAATTTTTCATTCCGATGAAGGTCTAAAAGAATACATTCGTTATTTAGATGGGAATCGTGAGCCAATTATTGCTCATGTAATCTCTATGGATCACGAAAAAGGAGAGATTCCTGTTGAGGTTGCGTTAATTTACAATACCAGTTATACAGAGAATATTTTTTCATATGTAAATAATATTAATACACACGAAGGAGGAACACACCTGCAAGGTTTTAGAACGGGTCTTACGAGATCATTAAAGAAATATGCAGATGCTTCTGGAATGTTAGATAAATTGAAGTTTGATATTTCAGGGGATGATTTCCGTGAAGGATTAACAGCAATTATATCAGTAAAAGTAGCAGAGCCACAATTTGAAGGGCAAACTAAAACGAAGCTTGGAAACAGGGAAGTAGTTTCGCCGGTAAGTCAAGCGGTGAGTGAAATGATTGAAAATTATTTGGAAGAAAATCCAAATGATGCTCGAATCATTGTTCAAAAAGTTATTCTTGCAGCACAAGCGCGTCATGCAGCTAAAAAAGCGCGTGAAATGGTACAACGCAAAACCGTAATGGGTGGTGGTGGATTGCCAGGAAAATTGTCTGATTGTTCAGAACAAGATCCAGCTAAATGTGAAGTATATCTTGTCGAGGGAGATTCGGCAGGAGGAACGGCTAAACAAGGACGTGATCGTGCTTTTCAAGCGATTTTGCCATTGCGTGGTAAGATTTTGAACGTAGAAAAAGCAATGCATCATAAAGTATTTGAAAACGAAGAGATTCGAAATATTTTTACGGCTCTTGGAGTCACAATTGGTACAGAAGAAGACAGTAAAGCTTTGAATATTTCAAAACTACGTTACCATAAAGTAATTATTATGTGTGATGCCGATGTCGATGGTAGTCATATCTCTACTTTAATCTTAACATTTTTCTTCCGTTTTATGAAAGAACTAATTGAAGAAGGACATGTTTATATTGCTGCTCCACCTTTGTATTTAGTTAAAAAAGGGAATAAGAAAGAATATGCTTGGAATGACTTACAACGTGATCAAGCCAATGAAAGAATGGGTGGAAGCGCAGGAATTCAGCGTTATAAAGGTCTTGGAGAGATGAATGCGGAACAATTGTGGGAAACGACAATGGATCCAAGTTTTAGAACATTGCGTCAAGTGAACATCGATAGTTTAGCTGAGGCAGATAGAGTTTTCTCTATGTTGATGGGTGATGAAGTACCACCAAGAAGAGAGTTTATAGAGAAAAATGCAGTGTATGCAAATATTGATGCATAA